AGCTGGAGGTACTACGACTATCTTAGATTTTGCTACACAATCGAGAGGCTGTTCTTTAAAAGACGGATTAGATGAATGGCATGAAAAAGCTAGAGATAAATCTTATTCAGATTATGGTTTTCATATGGCTATAACAGATTGGAATGCCTCAGTTTGTAATGAAATGGAAGACATGGTGAAAGAGGGAGTATCTTCGTTTAAATTGTATATGGCATATAAAGGAAGCCTTCAAGTTGATGATGGTGTTATCTTTGAAGCTTTGAGAAAGGCAGAAGAGGTAGGAGGAATTATTGGATTCCATTGTGAAAATGGGGATATAATATGTGAACTTGTGGATAAAGCAAAAGCAGAAAATAATTTATCTCCAAAATATCATCAATTAACTAGACCAGCTATATTAGAAGCAGAAGCTACTTCAAGACTTATGAAGATAGCAGAAGTTGCAAATTCTAAGGTGTATGTTGTTCACCTAAGTTGTAAAGAATCTTTGGAGGAAGTTCTAAAAGCTAAACAAAGAGGAGTAGATGTGATAGTTGAAACTTGTCCTCAATACCTTCTATTAAGTGATGAATTATACGATTTAGATGGATTTGAAAGTGCTAAATATGTAATGTCACCACCTTTAAGAGATAAAGAAAATAATGAAATTTTATGGAATGCTATTTCAAATAATCAAATAGATACTATAGGTACAGACCACTGTTCTTTTAATTATAAGGGGCAAAAGGAGCTTGGAATAAACGATTTCAGTAAAATTCCTAATGGTTCTCCAGGTGTGGAACATAGAATGAGTCTTTTATACACATATGGAGTCTGTAAAAATAAAATATCTATCAATAAGATGGTAGAGGTAACATCGACTAATGCTGCAAAATTATTTGGAATGTATCCTGAAAAAGGAACTATAGAAATAGGTAGTGATGCAGATATATTAGTCTTAAATCCAAACAAAAAATCTAAAATAGAAGCAAAAAAACAATTACAAAATGTAGATTATACGCCTTATGAAGGTTATGAAGTAGATTGTCAAATAGAACACGTTTATTTAAGAGGAAAAGAAGTTGTTAGAGAGGGAAAATTAATTTGTAATACTCCAAGTGGGAGATATATAAAAAGGCGTCTAACAGAGGGGGCTAGAGAATGGTAGAATTTATATTAAACGGAGAGAAAGTTGTTGCAAAAGAAGGCAAAAAACTTTTAGACTTCCTTAGGGAAGATATGAATATAACTTCAGTTAAAAATGGCTGTTCAGAAGGTGCTTGCGGAACTTGTATGGTCATAATAGATGGTAAAGCAACTAAAGCATGTGTATTTAAAACTGATAAATTAGCTGGAAAAAATATAACAACTATAGAAGGATTATCAGAAAGAGAAAGAGATGTTTTTGCATATTCTTTTGCCAGCCAAGGAGCTGTTCAATGTGGATTTTGCATCCCAGGTATGGTAATTAGTTCAAAAGCACTTATAGACGTTAATAATAATCCTACTGAAGATGACATAAAAAAAGCTTTAAAAGGTAATATATGTAGATGTACAGGTTATGTAAAAATAATTAAAGCTGTAAGTTTATCAGCAAAGATTTTTAGAGAAGATATAGATGTACCAAAAGTAAACTGCAAAGGTCTAGTAGGTGAAAATCTTCCTAGAGTTGATGCAGTAGGTAAAGCACTTGGATATTCTGAATATGTAGATGATATGAGAATTGAGGGTATGATTTATGGTTCAGCAGTTAGAGCTAAATATCCAAGAGCTTTAGTTAAAAAGATAGATATAGAAGAGGCAAAAGCTTACCCAGGAGTTGTTGCAGTTCTTACAGCCAAAGATATTCCAGGAACTATAAAAGTAGGTCACTTAAAGAAAGATTGGGATACTCTAATACCAGAAGGTGAAATAACTAGATATTTAGGGGATGGAATAGTTTTAGTAGCAGCAGAAACTAGAGAAGCATTAGAAGAAGCTAAAAAACTAGTTAAGATAGATTATGAAGAATTGACACCTTTAAGTACTACAGCAGAAGCCCTTAAAGAAGACGCTCCAAAGATACATGAAACAGGTAATGTACTTGTTAAGGAACACTTAGTGAGAGGAAATGCTGAAGAAAAAATAAAAAATTCAAAATATGTTGTAACTAAGAGATACACTACACCTGCAACAGAACATGCATTTTTAGAACCTGAATGTGCAGTAGCTGGCCCTTATGAAGAAGATGGAGTAATAATTTACTCAACGGACCAAGGAGTATTTGCTACTCAACATGAATGTGCAGATATGTTAGGGTTACCACATGAAAAAGTAAGAGTAATAAATAAGATGGTAGGAGGCGGCTTTGGTGGAAAAGAAGATATGAGTGTTCAACACCATGCAGCTTTACTTGCATACCATACTAAGAGATTTGTAAAAGTACAGCTTACAAGAAAAGAAAGTATCATTGTTCATCCAAAAAGACATGCTACAGAAATGGAATTTACAACAGCATGTGATGAAAATGGATATCTAACAGGTATGAAAGCAACTATAATATCTGATACAGGTGCTTATGCATCTCTTGGAGGGCCAGTATTACAAAGATTATGTACTCATGCAGCAGGACCATACAATTATCAGGATATTGATATAACTGGAACAGCAGTATACACTAATAATCCTCCTGGAGGAGCATTTAGAGGTTTTGGAGTTACACAAAGTTGTTTTGCTACAGAATGTAATCTAAATTTACTTGCTGAAATAGCTGGAATATCACCTTGGGAAATAAGATATAAAAATGCAATAAGACCTGGTCAAGTTTTACCAAATGGTCAATTTGCAGATGAAGGTACAGCAATGGCAGAAACATTAGAAGCTGTAAAAGAAGAGTATGAAAAACACCCACGTGCAGGTATAGCTTGTGCAATGAAAAATAGTGGTGTAGGAGTTGGTATACCTGATGTTGGAAGATGTAGATTGGTAATAAAAGATGGCAAAGTTCATATAAGAACAAGTGCTTCTTGTATAGGTCAAGGTCTTGGTACTGTCATGACTCAAGTGGTTTGTGAAACTGCTAATTTACTACCTGAAAACATAGTACATGAAGTTCCAGATACTCACTTGACACCAGACTCTGGGAATACTACAGCTTCAAGACAGACTGTATTTACAGGGGAAGCTACTAAGGTTGCATCAATCAAGTTAAAAGAAGCTTTAGCAACTGGAAAAGTATTGTCTGATTTAGAGGGAGAAGAATTTTATGGAGAATATGCAAGTGTTACAGACAAAATGGGTTCTGATAAAGAAAATCCAGTAAGCCATGTAGCATATGGATATGCAACACAAGTTGTAATGCTAGATGAAAATGGAAAATTAGAGAAAGTAGTAGCAGCACATGACGTAGGAAGAGCTATAAACCCAATCAGTTTAGAAGGGCAAATAGAAGGTGGAGTTGTTATGGGTCTTGGATATGCCTTAACAGAGGATTACCCAGTAGTTAATTCTGTACCTACAGCTAAATTTGGTACATTAGGCTTATTTAAGTCTACAGATATACCAGAAAT
This sequence is a window from Clostridioides difficile. Protein-coding genes within it:
- the hydA gene encoding dihydropyrimidinase, giving the protein MGIVLKGGKVVTSEKTYCADVRIENEKIVDIGIDISKENDEIVDVSDSYVIPGGIDTHTHFDLDTGTTKTADNFETGTKAAIAGGTTTILDFATQSRGCSLKDGLDEWHEKARDKSYSDYGFHMAITDWNASVCNEMEDMVKEGVSSFKLYMAYKGSLQVDDGVIFEALRKAEEVGGIIGFHCENGDIICELVDKAKAENNLSPKYHQLTRPAILEAEATSRLMKIAEVANSKVYVVHLSCKESLEEVLKAKQRGVDVIVETCPQYLLLSDELYDLDGFESAKYVMSPPLRDKENNEILWNAISNNQIDTIGTDHCSFNYKGQKELGINDFSKIPNGSPGVEHRMSLLYTYGVCKNKISINKMVEVTSTNAAKLFGMYPEKGTIEIGSDADILVLNPNKKSKIEAKKQLQNVDYTPYEGYEVDCQIEHVYLRGKEVVREGKLICNTPSGRYIKRRLTEGAREW
- the xdh gene encoding selenium-dependent xanthine dehydrogenase, whose protein sequence is MVEFILNGEKVVAKEGKKLLDFLREDMNITSVKNGCSEGACGTCMVIIDGKATKACVFKTDKLAGKNITTIEGLSERERDVFAYSFASQGAVQCGFCIPGMVISSKALIDVNNNPTEDDIKKALKGNICRCTGYVKIIKAVSLSAKIFREDIDVPKVNCKGLVGENLPRVDAVGKALGYSEYVDDMRIEGMIYGSAVRAKYPRALVKKIDIEEAKAYPGVVAVLTAKDIPGTIKVGHLKKDWDTLIPEGEITRYLGDGIVLVAAETREALEEAKKLVKIDYEELTPLSTTAEALKEDAPKIHETGNVLVKEHLVRGNAEEKIKNSKYVVTKRYTTPATEHAFLEPECAVAGPYEEDGVIIYSTDQGVFATQHECADMLGLPHEKVRVINKMVGGGFGGKEDMSVQHHAALLAYHTKRFVKVQLTRKESIIVHPKRHATEMEFTTACDENGYLTGMKATIISDTGAYASLGGPVLQRLCTHAAGPYNYQDIDITGTAVYTNNPPGGAFRGFGVTQSCFATECNLNLLAEIAGISPWEIRYKNAIRPGQVLPNGQFADEGTAMAETLEAVKEEYEKHPRAGIACAMKNSGVGVGIPDVGRCRLVIKDGKVHIRTSASCIGQGLGTVMTQVVCETANLLPENIVHEVPDTHLTPDSGNTTASRQTVFTGEATKVASIKLKEALATGKVLSDLEGEEFYGEYASVTDKMGSDKENPVSHVAYGYATQVVMLDENGKLEKVVAAHDVGRAINPISLEGQIEGGVVMGLGYALTEDYPVVNSVPTAKFGTLGLFKSTDIPEIQAVIVEKNKDLLAYGAKGVGEICTVPTAPAVQNAYYVFDKEFRTELPLQNTPYSKKK